Below is a window of Agathobacter rectalis ATCC 33656 DNA.
AGAGCGTTCCATTAACTGCTACAAAAACTATGTTTCTTATTTCCTTAATTACATGGAAAAGCACCCGGAAGAGCTTACCTGTCAGGATGTCAGGGACTTTCTTCTTGCCAAGAAGGACAATGGTCTGAAAGCGACCACCCTCAACCTTTATAATTCAGCCATCCGTTTTTTCTATCGGAATGTACTTCACGTTCTGTGGGATGATATCACTGTTCCACGCATGATAATAGAGCACAAACTCCCAACCGTACTTTCTACTGATGAAATTGACCGGCTTCTTGATGCTACGGATGACCTGAAATATAAAGCCATGTTCGCCACAATGTATTCTTCCGGAATGCGTGTCTCGGAAGTGATTCATCTTCATTATGATGATATTTCCCGCACAAACATGCAGATTCATGTCCGGGATACCAAGAACCGGATGGACCGTTATACCATTCTGTCTGAAAGAAACCTTGCACTTCTTACGGAATACTGGTTCCGGAAAGGCAGACCAAAGGGCATTCTGTTTCCGAATCAGTTTACAGGGCAGTATCTTACCGTAAGTACACTGGAACAGGTTATCCGACGTTCTGCATCGGCTGCCGGGTTATCCGGTGTTACTCCTCACTGCCTCCGTCACAGTTTTGCCACCCACCTTATGGAGCAGGGAGTGGAACAGCGGAATATTCAGGCATTGCTTGGACACCGCGATCCGAAATCCACAGAAGTTTATCTTCATGTCAGCAACAAATCCATTATGGGCATCCGCAGTCCTTTTGACAGAAAGGATGGTACAGCCAATGGATAAGCCCACAGTACAGGATATTTTTCATCGTTTTTATCCGGCATACCTTGATCAATATTCACCTTCCCCTGTACAGGCAAAGGTTGCACATAACATCATGAACTGCAAGACCGGTGCCTATGGTGCAAATGTATGTGTATGTGAGGATTGTGGCTTCGTACAGATTCATTACAATTCCTGCCGTAACCGTTGCTGCCCAATGTGTCAGGCTGTTCCGAAAGAAATGTGGATGGATGCACGCAGAGAGGATGTCCTTGATGCTCCTTATTTCCATCTGGTTTTTACGGTTCCTGATATTTTAAACCCTGTCATTTACAGCAACCAGAGACTTCTTTATGATGCCTTATACCATGCAGCTTCTTCCACAATCAGCGAACTGACTGCCGACCCAAAACATCTCGGCGCAAAGGTGGGATACATCTGCATTTTACATACATGGGGTTCTGAAATGAACTTTCATCCCCACATTCATACCATCCTGCTGGGGGGAGGACTGGCTTCCAACAACCAGTGGAAGGACAATGGTGAAAATTTCTTTCTTCCCATCCGGGTCATCTCCAAAATGTTCCGCGGAAAATATCTGGAGGAACTAAAGAGGCTGTGGGAAGAGGATAAGCTGGTATTTCAGGGTACTGCAGAAAAATTCCGCAACCATTATACGTTCAAGGAGCTTTTAGATTCCTGTTATGGTATGGACTGGATTCCTCATTGTAAAAAGACATTCAATGGTGCTCAAACAGTAATTAAATACCTTGGTAAGTATACTCATCGCATTGCCGTCAGCAATCACCGCATCGTCCGTATGGATGATGATACCGTTACATTCTTGGTAAAGGATTACCGTAATGAGGGACAGTGGAAGGAACTGACTATTTCGGGTGTAGAGTTTGTCCGGCGGTTTCTCATGCATGTACCACCACGGCATTTTGTCCGCATCAGGCACTACGGACTGCTATGTTCCCGTACTAAAAGCCAGAAGCTCACCCTTTGCAGAAATTTACTTGGATGTAAGAAGTATCTTTCAAAGCTTCGTGACATGGAAATGCCTGAAATATTGGAACATCTTTATGGCATCAAAGTTTGTGTGTGTAAGGCATGTGGTGGGCATCTCGGAAAGCCACAGATGAGAATGCCACTGCGCTGCTAAAGAGCAACATCTAATACTTTCAAAAGCCTCAGTTTCTGAGGTTTTATCGTCATGCCCATTTGCCTGTTTTTTATAAAATGTTGTAGCTTTCATACCGAGAATCATATATAATCATGGACAGGAACAAAGAATTGAAAGTCCATAGGTTGCGGCTACCCGGACGCTCACTTTGTTCAATTAGGTCAAATCGAAAATGGTGTAAACGAAGGGGCAGTTCTCTGCAATGTCAAAACTGCTTTTTCGTTTACCCCATCATCGATTGTAACCTAAAGAATTTATCTATTAACTCTCTTAACTTTCCCCTATTTTCAAGGCTTCCCGCCATTGAAAATTCTATATATGTATCCTTTTCCCTTGTTTTTGCCCTTATGGGATAATTACAAGGGAAAATTCATTATTCAGTTGTTTAATCGTTGCCTGCCACTTTATCAAGAAGTCTTGCGGAAGTCCGCTTTGCTTCCCTTGTAGCATGGGCATAGACATTCATGGTGGTACTCACGTCTGAGTGTCCTAACAGTTCCTGCACATCCTTAGGCTGAGCCCCGTTGGATAAGAGGTTTGTCGTGTAGGTATGCCTCAGTGTGTGGAAATGGAAACCTTCAAGCTCCGGTACTTTTCTTCCTGCTGTCCGGCAGGCTGTTTCTATGGTTGCCGGAAGTTCCAGACAACCATCCTCCCTTAAGCATACAAAGAAGATTTCGGTGTAATCTTCCGGCACATTCTCTGTCATTCCCAAATGATAATACTCGTAATGCACCCGATTCTTTTCCATTACTTCTCTGTAAAAATTCCGCTGGTAGAGTTCCCCATACTGAAAACGGTTTTTGTGCTGTTCCTTTTTTGCATTCCTCAAAATATCTGCGAGGGTATCGCCAAAGTCAACAACCCTGATCTTTTTCCACTTTGTCGGACCGATTTCGTGCTTATGGGTAGCACCATTGTAGCGGATGCTCCTGCGTACAGTGAGATACTGTTCTTCAAGGTTGATATCCTGCCATGTCAGACCTGCTACCTCTCCAAGTCTGAGACCTGTAAAGTATGCTATCTGAACCGGAAGAATCGCATCCCCACTTCGTTTTCCAAGCTGTTCAATCAGTTTCCGGTACATTTCAAAGGAAAGCGGTTTAACCTTGTCTCTGTCTGTGGCTGTTTCATCCGCAAACAAATCTGTTTCTTCCTTTTTATGCCTCATCACCACATACTGCATTGGATTGAAGGTAATAAACTGTTTCGGAAATACCGCAAACCGGAATGACTGTTGCAATACTGCTGAAAATGACCTTACATAATCAATGGAATATCCTTTTGATATAAAATCTCCCACAGTGCCTCCAAATGAGAGCAAATCCATAAACTCCTGCAGGTGTACCGAAGTCACCGTTTTCAGTTTCCTTTTGCTGATAGGGTGTTGTTTGATTCTCCCAATTGTCTGAAGATAATTGCCAACCGTTCCATTACTCAATGTGCCTGTCTTTAATTCTTCCTCAGCCCACAGGTCAAGCAACTCTCCGAGTGTGATGTTTTCAGCCTTTGCAACAAACCGCTTGGCTTCATAATCCTCCATTGCCTGCCTCAACAGCTTTTCCGTCTCGCTTTTGTTTTCCGTACCTGCAAATTCCTTCTGCACCAGATTACCGCTTGCATCTTCCACATAGAAGCGGTAGTACCATTTCTTGCCTTTCTTTCTTACAGAACCTTTTGCCATAATCGTTACTCCTTTCGATATCGACAATCGGAACTGATGAAATGCTTTCTGCGTGTAAGTATATCATAACTCCGGTTGTCTAATCTATACCGGTTCGGAGTCTTTCTCTGAAAGAAGATTTGCAAGCCTTACGGCTGCCGTTTCGGGATTCTTGGAATAGAGCCTTACAATGTCGCCCATGTCGTTCAGTGCGTTTACCGTATGGGTGATTTCCCTAAGGAACATAATCTCATTATATTCCTGATTGGATTCAAACCCCATTACTTTTGCAATTGTGGCATCTTCCGTATTCCCTTTAAAATTCTTACAGGCATATTGAAAGGAATCAACGAATAATTCGTATTCCTTCAACATCAGCAGCAGTAAATCTTTGGAAAAATCCGCTTCGTCTGCCTTCATATCATAAGGCAGTTTGGAGAGAATGGAAGTCATGGTATCACGAATCTGTAATTCCCTTTTATCCGTAACATCACTTGTCATTTCTTCCGTCTCGCCCTTCAGCCACTCCACTGATACATGAAGTGCTTCCGACAGACCATCCAGAACAAGCTTCTTGGTGTTGTCAATCGTTCCTGCCTCATACCGCTGTATGGTGGAAGCGGTAACTCCCATCTTTTCTGCTATATAAGGCTGGTTGACACCTAATTCCAGTCTGCGTTGTTTTGCCCTGCTACCGATTAACTTGCGTAATTCTTTATCTTTCATTCTGATACGCCTCCTTTTTCGGTATGGCTAAAGTATAACACAGTAAAAGTAGCATTGCAATATGCAAGTTAATAATTACTTTTAAAATTTCGTAACGCTT
It encodes the following:
- a CDS encoding tyrosine-type recombinase/integrase; translation: MYEKYLLQLEEAGKIRNLKERSINCYKNYVSYFLNYMEKHPEELTCQDVRDFLLAKKDNGLKATTLNLYNSAIRFFYRNVLHVLWDDITVPRMIIEHKLPTVLSTDEIDRLLDATDDLKYKAMFATMYSSGMRVSEVIHLHYDDISRTNMQIHVRDTKNRMDRYTILSERNLALLTEYWFRKGRPKGILFPNQFTGQYLTVSTLEQVIRRSASAAGLSGVTPHCLRHSFATHLMEQGVEQRNIQALLGHRDPKSTEVYLHVSNKSIMGIRSPFDRKDGTANG
- a CDS encoding IS91 family transposase → MDKPTVQDIFHRFYPAYLDQYSPSPVQAKVAHNIMNCKTGAYGANVCVCEDCGFVQIHYNSCRNRCCPMCQAVPKEMWMDARREDVLDAPYFHLVFTVPDILNPVIYSNQRLLYDALYHAASSTISELTADPKHLGAKVGYICILHTWGSEMNFHPHIHTILLGGGLASNNQWKDNGENFFLPIRVISKMFRGKYLEELKRLWEEDKLVFQGTAEKFRNHYTFKELLDSCYGMDWIPHCKKTFNGAQTVIKYLGKYTHRIAVSNHRIVRMDDDTVTFLVKDYRNEGQWKELTISGVEFVRRFLMHVPPRHFVRIRHYGLLCSRTKSQKLTLCRNLLGCKKYLSKLRDMEMPEILEHLYGIKVCVCKACGGHLGKPQMRMPLRC
- a CDS encoding tyrosine-type recombinase/integrase, with translation MAKGSVRKKGKKWYYRFYVEDASGNLVQKEFAGTENKSETEKLLRQAMEDYEAKRFVAKAENITLGELLDLWAEEELKTGTLSNGTVGNYLQTIGRIKQHPISKRKLKTVTSVHLQEFMDLLSFGGTVGDFISKGYSIDYVRSFSAVLQQSFRFAVFPKQFITFNPMQYVVMRHKKEETDLFADETATDRDKVKPLSFEMYRKLIEQLGKRSGDAILPVQIAYFTGLRLGEVAGLTWQDINLEEQYLTVRRSIRYNGATHKHEIGPTKWKKIRVVDFGDTLADILRNAKKEQHKNRFQYGELYQRNFYREVMEKNRVHYEYYHLGMTENVPEDYTEIFFVCLREDGCLELPATIETACRTAGRKVPELEGFHFHTLRHTYTTNLLSNGAQPKDVQELLGHSDVSTTMNVYAHATREAKRTSARLLDKVAGND
- a CDS encoding helix-turn-helix domain-containing protein — its product is MKDKELRKLIGSRAKQRRLELGVNQPYIAEKMGVTASTIQRYEAGTIDNTKKLVLDGLSEALHVSVEWLKGETEEMTSDVTDKRELQIRDTMTSILSKLPYDMKADEADFSKDLLLLMLKEYELFVDSFQYACKNFKGNTEDATIAKVMGFESNQEYNEIMFLREITHTVNALNDMGDIVRLYSKNPETAAVRLANLLSEKDSEPV